One window of the Desulfovibrio sp. genome contains the following:
- the pdxS gene encoding pyridoxal 5'-phosphate synthase lyase subunit PdxS gives MEQGTIRLKTGLAEMLKGGVIMDVTTPEQAKIAEAAGACAVMALERVPADIRAAGGVARMADPTIVKRIMEVVSIPVMAKARIGHFVEARILEAMGADYIDESEVLTPADDKYHIDKRDFTVPFVCGCRNLGEALRRIAEGAAMIRTKGEPGTGNVVEAVRHCRQVMDDVRKLCSLPEAEVANYAKEIGAPLEVCYAVRKEGRLPVVNFAAGGIATPADAAMMMHLGCDGVFVGSGIFKSGDPAKRAKAIVQAVTNYNDFAMLAEISRDLGEPMVGIEISTIPSAERMQERGW, from the coding sequence ATGGAACAGGGCACCATCCGCCTGAAGACAGGCCTTGCTGAAATGCTCAAAGGCGGCGTGATCATGGACGTCACCACTCCCGAACAGGCTAAAATCGCCGAAGCAGCGGGAGCTTGCGCAGTCATGGCCCTGGAACGCGTACCCGCCGACATTCGCGCCGCAGGCGGCGTGGCCCGCATGGCCGACCCCACCATCGTCAAGCGTATCATGGAAGTGGTGAGCATTCCCGTCATGGCCAAGGCCCGTATCGGCCACTTTGTTGAAGCCCGTATTCTTGAGGCCATGGGTGCGGACTATATCGACGAAAGCGAAGTGCTCACCCCCGCCGATGACAAATATCATATCGACAAGCGCGACTTTACCGTGCCTTTTGTGTGCGGTTGCCGCAACCTGGGCGAAGCCCTGCGCCGCATCGCCGAAGGCGCTGCCATGATCCGCACCAAGGGTGAACCCGGCACCGGCAACGTGGTTGAAGCCGTGCGCCACTGCCGCCAGGTGATGGACGATGTGCGCAAGCTGTGCAGCCTGCCCGAAGCCGAAGTTGCCAACTACGCCAAGGAAATCGGCGCTCCCCTTGAAGTGTGCTACGCCGTGCGCAAGGAAGGCCGCCTGCCCGTGGTGAACTTTGCCGCTGGTGGCATTGCCACCCCCGCCGACGCCGCCATGATGATGCACCTCGGCTGCGACGGCGTGTTCGTCGGCTCCGGCATCTTCAAGTCTGGCGACCCCGCCAAGCGCGCCAAGGCCATTGTGCAGGCCGTGACCAACTACAACGATTTCGCCATGCTTGCCGAAATCTCGCGCGATCTGGGCGAACCCATGGTGGGCATTGAAATCTCCACCATTCCTTCTGCCGAGCGCATGCAGGAACGGGGTTGGTAA
- a CDS encoding HAD family hydrolase, with product MAQPFNAQALFPRGIAGVIFDCDGVMIDSRSANNIYYNRVLAYFGLPPMTQEQEAYSFMATSRQALLHIVPPHLHHEIDYVTRNEVVYHRDIVPMLRLQPGFMSFIDNLRSRGVRMAVHTNRKLDGIQTVLDIFSLPSYFNPVVAADTAAPKPSAEGTRHICAVWQCPPQNVLFVGDSEHDKEAARGAGVIFAAFNGGPLRGEITAADYTALHNALDAVLPPVSGL from the coding sequence ATGGCGCAGCCGTTCAACGCTCAGGCCTTGTTTCCCCGCGGTATCGCAGGCGTTATTTTTGACTGCGACGGCGTGATGATCGACTCGCGTTCGGCAAACAACATCTATTACAACCGGGTACTGGCCTATTTTGGGCTGCCGCCCATGACCCAGGAGCAGGAAGCTTACAGCTTCATGGCCACATCGCGTCAGGCGTTGCTGCACATAGTGCCGCCGCACCTGCACCACGAAATCGATTATGTGACAAGAAACGAAGTGGTTTACCATCGCGATATCGTGCCCATGCTTCGTTTACAACCCGGATTTATGAGCTTTATTGACAACCTGCGAAGCAGGGGGGTGCGCATGGCCGTGCACACCAACCGAAAGCTCGATGGAATACAAACGGTTCTGGACATTTTTTCCCTGCCCTCCTATTTTAATCCTGTGGTCGCGGCGGATACAGCCGCACCAAAGCCTTCAGCCGAGGGTACGCGGCACATATGTGCCGTATGGCAGTGCCCTCCGCAAAACGTGCTGTTTGTTGGCGACAGCGAGCACGACAAAGAGGCTGCCAGAGGGGCGGGTGTAATATTTGCCGCATTTAACGGCGGCCCGCTACGGGGTGAGATTACGGCTGCAGACTACACTGCCCTGCACAATGCGCTTGATGCAGTGTTGCCGCCTGTTTCCGGCCTTTAG
- the ilvC gene encoding ketol-acid reductoisomerase: protein MKVYYDQDADLNCLKNKTVAIIGYGSQGHAHAQNLRDSGVKVVVGQRPGGANYELAKEHGFTPVSAAEAAAQADLIMILLPDEVQAAVYENDVKPNLTKGKALLFAHGFNIHFSQIQPPKDVDVFLIAPKGPGHLVRRTFTEGGGVPCLVAIHQDATGEALKIALAYAKGVGGTRSGVIETTFREETETDLFGEQAVLCGGVSALIKAGFETLVEAGYQPEMAYFECMHEMKLIVDLMYEGGLSRMRYSISNTAEYGDYVTGPRLITEEVKKEMKGVLKDIQSGVFARNFILEARAKYPMFLTTRRNESEHQIEKVGKELRGMMSWLKKDKKD, encoded by the coding sequence ATGAAAGTTTATTACGATCAGGATGCAGACCTTAATTGTTTGAAAAACAAGACCGTTGCCATCATTGGTTATGGCAGCCAGGGCCATGCCCATGCCCAGAATCTGCGCGATTCCGGTGTTAAGGTCGTGGTGGGTCAGCGCCCCGGCGGTGCCAACTACGAGTTGGCCAAGGAACACGGCTTTACGCCTGTTTCCGCTGCCGAAGCTGCCGCTCAGGCCGACCTGATCATGATTCTGCTGCCTGACGAAGTACAGGCCGCCGTGTACGAAAACGACGTTAAGCCCAATCTGACCAAGGGCAAGGCCCTGTTGTTCGCCCACGGCTTCAACATCCACTTCAGCCAGATCCAGCCCCCCAAGGATGTGGACGTGTTCCTCATCGCTCCCAAGGGCCCCGGCCATCTGGTGCGCCGTACCTTCACCGAAGGCGGCGGCGTGCCCTGCCTCGTGGCCATTCATCAGGATGCCACCGGCGAAGCCCTCAAGATTGCCCTGGCCTATGCCAAGGGCGTGGGCGGCACCCGCTCGGGCGTTATCGAAACCACCTTCCGTGAAGAAACCGAAACCGACCTCTTTGGCGAACAGGCCGTGCTTTGCGGCGGCGTTTCCGCCCTTATCAAGGCCGGTTTTGAAACTCTGGTGGAAGCTGGCTATCAGCCCGAAATGGCCTACTTTGAGTGCATGCACGAAATGAAGCTCATCGTTGACCTCATGTACGAGGGCGGCCTTTCCCGCATGCGTTACTCCATCAGCAACACCGCTGAATACGGCGACTACGTCACTGGCCCCCGCCTGATCACCGAAGAAGTGAAGAAGGAAATGAAGGGCGTGCTCAAGGACATCCAGAGCGGCGTGTTTGCGCGTAACTTCATTCTCGAAGCCCGCGCCAAGTACCCCATGTTCCTCACCACCCGCCGCAACGAATCTGAACACCAGATTGAAAAAGTGGGCAAGGAACTTCGCGGCATGATGTCGTGGCTCAAGAAAGACAAGAAAGACTAG
- a CDS encoding methyl-accepting chemotaxis protein — protein MLRNFSISQRIVVFVIIMIAMIVSTAAISVRMTDGIIGDGTALAKEMLLDAQKERIKDITHSQALGLSALVTGQAEEDQLRTITQYVDKVRFESDNSGYFYVYKGTVNAAHPTQKQLVGKDLGNTTDSKGVHYVSELHSAARSGGGFVGFVFPKPGAGDVFKLGYAEQIGGTPFWIGTGVYIDNVDKAENHLSSTMRALLHGRVALYGGIFLAVLLLGICPLSYVMVVSITRPLAGITHHARAVAQGNLDEEFEATGRDEVATLQQALKAMVVKLRDFIAQAEEQSRLAGKAASEAQLAQAEALEAERKAKDKTAAMIQAAQRLELVAQAVSTASTQLSAQIEQSDRGAEHSAQLLTDAATAMNQMNASVQEVAFSASSASDAAGRTRERALAGAEIVEKAVQSIGGVHEVSLRLKDGMAELNNHSQAITRIMNVISDIADQTNLLALNAAIEAARAGDAGRGFAVVADEVRKLAEKTLASTQDVGNAIAAIQASTAKSVADMDNAVGQVQLATDFANQSGKALEEIVATVESTASQVNAIAEASGQQSAASEEINHSIDNVTQVARQTADAMDQAQKAVAELAQQARGLAELIVDMKN, from the coding sequence GTGCTCAGAAATTTCAGCATCAGCCAGCGGATTGTAGTTTTTGTCATTATCATGATCGCCATGATTGTTTCTACTGCGGCGATTTCTGTACGTATGACCGATGGTATCATTGGCGACGGCACGGCTCTTGCCAAGGAAATGCTGCTTGATGCCCAGAAAGAGCGCATCAAGGACATAACCCATTCGCAGGCTCTTGGTCTGTCGGCCCTTGTGACCGGGCAGGCAGAAGAGGACCAGTTGCGCACCATCACGCAGTATGTGGACAAGGTGCGCTTTGAAAGCGACAATTCCGGCTATTTTTATGTGTACAAGGGCACGGTGAATGCGGCGCACCCCACGCAAAAGCAGCTGGTGGGCAAGGATCTCGGCAATACTACCGACAGCAAGGGCGTGCATTATGTGAGCGAACTGCACAGTGCCGCGCGGTCAGGCGGCGGCTTTGTGGGCTTTGTATTTCCCAAACCGGGCGCTGGCGACGTGTTCAAGCTGGGCTACGCGGAGCAGATCGGGGGCACGCCCTTCTGGATCGGTACCGGCGTGTACATCGACAATGTGGACAAGGCAGAAAACCACCTGAGCAGTACCATGCGCGCCTTGCTGCATGGCAGGGTAGCCCTGTACGGCGGTATTTTTCTGGCGGTACTGCTGCTGGGCATCTGCCCGCTCTCATACGTGATGGTCGTTTCCATAACCCGGCCCCTTGCTGGCATAACCCATCACGCCCGCGCCGTGGCGCAGGGCAACCTGGATGAGGAATTTGAAGCTACTGGCCGCGACGAGGTAGCCACCCTGCAGCAGGCTCTGAAGGCCATGGTGGTCAAACTCAGGGACTTTATCGCTCAGGCCGAGGAACAGAGCCGTCTGGCTGGCAAGGCCGCCAGCGAGGCCCAGCTTGCGCAGGCAGAGGCGCTTGAAGCAGAGCGCAAGGCCAAGGATAAAACAGCAGCCATGATTCAGGCCGCCCAAAGGCTTGAGCTGGTGGCGCAGGCAGTTAGCACTGCTTCCACCCAGCTTTCCGCCCAGATAGAGCAGTCTGACCGGGGGGCAGAGCACTCGGCCCAGCTGCTCACAGACGCGGCCACGGCCATGAACCAGATGAACGCCAGCGTGCAGGAGGTGGCCTTCAGTGCTTCCAGCGCGTCAGATGCCGCAGGCCGTACGCGCGAACGGGCGCTGGCCGGGGCTGAAATAGTGGAAAAGGCCGTGCAGAGTATCGGCGGCGTGCACGAAGTATCGCTACGGCTCAAGGATGGCATGGCCGAGCTCAACAACCACTCTCAGGCTATCACGCGCATCATGAATGTCATTTCAGACATTGCCGACCAGACCAACCTGCTGGCTCTCAACGCGGCCATCGAGGCTGCGCGGGCAGGCGATGCCGGGCGTGGCTTTGCTGTGGTGGCAGATGAGGTGCGCAAGCTGGCGGAAAAAACACTGGCATCCACGCAGGATGTGGGCAATGCCATTGCCGCCATTCAGGCGAGCACGGCAAAAAGCGTGGCAGATATGGATAACGCCGTGGGGCAGGTACAGCTGGCCACAGATTTTGCCAACCAGTCGGGCAAGGCGCTGGAAGAGATTGTTGCCACTGTCGAATCCACGGCCAGTCAGGTCAATGCCATTGCTGAGGCCAGCGGCCAGCAGTCTGCTGCCAGCGAAGAAATCAACCATTCCATCGACAACGTAACCCAGGTAGCCCGCCAGACGGCGGATGCCATGGATCAGGCTCAAAAGGCCGTGGCCGAGCTGGCCCAGCAGGCCAGAGGTCTGGCCGAACTGATTGTGGACATGAAAAACTAG
- the pdxT gene encoding pyridoxal 5'-phosphate synthase glutaminase subunit PdxT: MSGLCVGVLALQGAFREHVAAVARLGATAREVRQLKDIDGIDALIIPGGESTTMGKLLNEWNMLEPLRQRILDGMPVYGSCAGLILLCREIENSDQPRLGVLDATVRRNAFGRQVDSFETDLTIPEIGADPIPAVFIRAPVITGVGAGVTVLAEVNGQAVAVRQNNILATSFHPELTPDTRMHSYFLSFCGK, encoded by the coding sequence ATGTCTGGACTTTGTGTAGGCGTTCTGGCTCTTCAGGGAGCCTTTCGCGAGCATGTGGCCGCTGTTGCCCGCCTGGGCGCAACGGCCCGCGAGGTGCGCCAGCTCAAGGATATTGATGGCATCGACGCCCTGATTATTCCCGGCGGCGAAAGCACCACCATGGGCAAGCTGCTTAACGAATGGAACATGCTTGAGCCCCTGCGCCAGCGCATACTCGACGGCATGCCTGTTTATGGCAGTTGCGCCGGGCTGATTCTGCTGTGTCGCGAAATTGAAAACTCGGACCAACCCCGCCTGGGCGTGCTAGACGCAACCGTGCGCCGCAACGCTTTTGGCAGGCAGGTGGACAGCTTTGAAACCGATCTGACCATACCCGAGATTGGGGCCGACCCCATCCCGGCGGTTTTCATCCGCGCGCCAGTGATCACCGGCGTAGGTGCGGGCGTAACCGTGCTGGCAGAAGTAAACGGTCAGGCTGTAGCCGTGCGCCAGAACAACATTCTGGCCACGTCCTTCCACCCCGAGCTCACGCCAGACACACGCATGCACAGCTACTTTCTGTCTTTTTGCGGCAAATAG
- a CDS encoding DUF465 domain-containing protein — MDQQELKLLETYAATDPELKSLWEDHVLYEKQVEKLETKAFRSPTEEQTLKQLKKQKLEGKTQLMAVLDRLKKQG, encoded by the coding sequence ATGGATCAGCAAGAACTGAAACTTCTGGAAACGTATGCTGCCACTGATCCGGAGCTGAAATCCCTTTGGGAAGATCATGTGCTCTACGAAAAGCAGGTCGAAAAGCTTGAAACCAAGGCTTTTCGCTCGCCAACCGAAGAGCAGACGCTCAAGCAATTGAAAAAGCAGAAGCTCGAAGGCAAAACCCAGCTCATGGCTGTTCTGGATCGTCTGAAGAAACAAGGATAG
- a CDS encoding PLP-dependent aminotransferase family protein has translation MISINKASSGPLYLQIYNQLRQDIASGALTEGAVLTGSRMLATMLGVSRNTVDNAYGQLMAEGYITPRRGVGFEVLHVPCLGRATPCTKKAGTTCAQHPQPDHPESRSAHTQQPQPDSIVYDLTNSSHTVDLFPKGLWKKYTLECLEMLEREEKISALQAMQGEPYLRRHLLAYLKRIRGVHCTEDQIIITCGLQQSLEYICKMAARHGQTILMEDPGYNKAAAVFRSNHITVQTVPVDENGLTVSSLPAQSGAFALYATPSHQFPTGVTLPIGRRHALLAWAQRNSVYILEDDFDSELRYYSKPIPSLQSIDTTNRVIYLGTFSKGISPSIRMGYMILPPQLATVFREMFAEYNSTVPVLNQYIIGRLLETGQYDRHIRRLGLVFKNRLALFIKELTGLGAGVRITGNGTGQYFLLRFPEGTDQQKLIAQALAHGVRVYPTMQFWQEKAECPPHTLFLGFGKIRLEDIPDCVARLKAAWAGWLQ, from the coding sequence ATGATCAGCATCAACAAGGCTAGCTCTGGCCCCCTGTATCTGCAGATATACAACCAGCTGCGACAGGACATAGCCAGCGGCGCACTGACAGAGGGCGCCGTGCTCACCGGCAGCAGAATGCTGGCAACCATGCTGGGCGTAAGCCGCAATACGGTGGATAACGCCTACGGGCAGTTGATGGCAGAGGGCTACATTACCCCGCGCAGGGGTGTCGGTTTTGAAGTGCTGCACGTGCCCTGCCTGGGGAGGGCAACGCCTTGCACAAAAAAAGCAGGCACAACATGTGCGCAACATCCGCAGCCCGACCATCCAGAATCCCGGTCAGCCCATACCCAGCAGCCCCAACCAGACAGTATTGTCTACGACCTTACCAACAGCAGCCACACGGTTGACCTGTTTCCCAAGGGGCTGTGGAAAAAGTACACGCTCGAATGCCTTGAAATGCTGGAACGCGAAGAAAAAATTTCTGCTCTCCAGGCCATGCAGGGCGAGCCATACCTGCGCAGACATCTGCTGGCCTACCTCAAGCGCATCCGGGGGGTGCACTGCACCGAAGACCAGATCATCATCACCTGCGGGCTTCAGCAATCGCTGGAATATATTTGCAAAATGGCCGCCCGCCACGGGCAGACAATCCTGATGGAAGACCCCGGCTACAACAAGGCCGCCGCCGTTTTTCGCAGCAACCATATAACAGTGCAGACAGTACCGGTGGACGAAAACGGCCTTACAGTATCGAGCCTGCCCGCACAAAGCGGGGCGTTTGCCCTTTACGCCACGCCCTCGCACCAGTTTCCCACTGGCGTAACCCTGCCCATCGGGCGCAGGCACGCCCTGCTAGCCTGGGCCCAGCGCAACAGTGTCTATATTCTCGAAGACGACTTTGACAGCGAACTGCGCTACTATTCCAAGCCCATCCCCTCGCTGCAATCCATTGATACTACGAACAGGGTCATCTACCTTGGCACTTTTTCCAAGGGCATATCACCCTCCATCCGCATGGGCTACATGATTCTGCCGCCGCAACTGGCAACGGTATTTCGCGAAATGTTCGCGGAATACAACAGCACCGTACCCGTGCTCAACCAGTACATCATTGGTCGCCTGCTCGAAACCGGACAGTACGACAGGCATATTCGCCGTCTCGGACTTGTATTCAAAAACCGGCTGGCCCTGTTTATCAAGGAGCTTACGGGCCTTGGGGCTGGCGTACGCATAACAGGCAACGGCACAGGCCAGTATTTTCTGTTGCGCTTTCCCGAAGGCACAGACCAGCAAAAACTGATCGCGCAGGCGCTGGCCCACGGGGTGCGTGTGTACCCCACCATGCAGTTCTGGCAGGAAAAAGCCGAATGTCCGCCGCACACGCTGTTTCTGGGGTTTGGGAAAATCCGGCTTGAGGATATTCCCGATTGCGTGGCGAGGCTCAAGGCAGCCTGGGCCGGGTGGCTGCAATAA
- the ilvN gene encoding acetolactate synthase small subunit, which yields MQRHVLSVLVENEPGVLSRVAGLFSGRGFNIHSLNVAPSLEEGVSHMTITTDGDSLILEQIMKQLHKIVSVIKVVDFADIPAVAREMMFVKVQAEGPMRGEILRTVEIFRCKVVDVSPNEMTIEATGDQNKLDAIISLLHRFGIKELARTGAVAMRRSKKTD from the coding sequence ATGCAACGACATGTGCTTTCCGTGCTGGTGGAAAACGAACCCGGTGTGCTTTCGCGTGTGGCTGGCCTGTTCAGCGGGCGCGGCTTCAATATCCATTCGCTCAACGTGGCCCCCTCGCTTGAAGAGGGTGTTTCGCACATGACCATCACCACAGATGGCGACAGTCTTATTCTGGAGCAGATCATGAAGCAGCTCCACAAGATTGTCTCGGTCATCAAGGTGGTGGACTTTGCGGATATCCCCGCTGTTGCGCGTGAGATGATGTTTGTCAAAGTGCAGGCAGAAGGCCCCATGCGGGGCGAAATTCTGCGAACTGTTGAAATATTCCGCTGCAAAGTGGTGGACGTGAGCCCCAATGAAATGACCATTGAGGCCACAGGCGACCAGAACAAACTGGACGCCATCATCAGCCTGTTGCATCGGTTTGGAATCAAGGAACTGGCGCGCACCGGTGCGGTGGCCATGCGTCGTTCCAAGAAAACGGATTAG
- the ilvB gene encoding biosynthetic-type acetolactate synthase large subunit — protein MECTGAQILLESMKREGVDVLFGYPGGAVIDIYDELPRHPELRHVLVRHEQGAVHAADGYARASGKTGVCLVTSGPGATNTVTGIATAYSDSIPLVIFTGQVPTQLIGNDAFQEVDIVGITRPCTKHNFLVKDITKLALTIRQAFYLARSGRPGPVLVDLPKDVMQKRTEFVWPEDIYMRSYNPTYKPNLNQLRRSVEELAKAERPVILAGGGVIMSNAAEALTSLARKLQIPVTCTLMGLGGFPATDPLWLGMVGMHGTYAANLAINNCDVLMCVGARFDDRVTGRLAAFAPKARIVHIDIDPTSIRKNVEVQVPVVGDCRLALEGISEICDAKLENKDWAGEHAAWIAAVAEWKSSKPLCYQDNGNIKPQAVIEALYDITGGDAIIATEVGQHQMWVAQFYSFTKPRTLLTSGGLGTMGYGFPASVGAQFAFPDKKVIAVAGDGSLQMNIQELATVVSNKLPIKVIILNNRYLGMVRQWQELFYNNNYSSTNMEAQPDFVKLAEAYGAEGYRIEKAEDMRAVLEKALASPNPAFIDVVVEREENVYPIVPVGAALDEMLLV, from the coding sequence ATGGAATGTACTGGTGCGCAGATTCTCCTTGAGTCCATGAAGCGAGAGGGCGTGGATGTGCTGTTCGGGTATCCCGGCGGTGCGGTCATTGACATTTACGACGAACTACCGCGCCACCCGGAACTACGCCATGTGCTAGTACGGCACGAGCAAGGAGCTGTGCACGCGGCTGACGGCTATGCCCGTGCCTCAGGTAAGACCGGCGTATGTCTGGTTACCTCTGGCCCAGGCGCCACCAACACGGTCACGGGCATAGCCACGGCCTATTCCGATTCAATACCGCTGGTGATTTTTACCGGGCAGGTTCCTACCCAGCTGATTGGCAACGACGCCTTTCAGGAAGTGGATATTGTGGGTATTACCCGGCCCTGCACCAAGCACAACTTTCTGGTAAAGGACATCACCAAACTGGCGCTTACCATCCGCCAGGCCTTTTATCTTGCCCGGTCGGGGCGTCCCGGCCCGGTGCTGGTGGACCTGCCCAAGGATGTCATGCAGAAGCGGACAGAATTTGTCTGGCCTGAAGACATCTACATGCGCAGCTACAATCCCACCTACAAGCCCAACCTCAACCAGTTGCGCCGCTCGGTGGAAGAACTGGCCAAGGCTGAACGGCCGGTTATTCTGGCTGGCGGCGGGGTAATCATGTCCAATGCGGCCGAGGCCCTCACCAGCCTCGCCCGCAAACTGCAGATTCCCGTTACCTGCACGCTCATGGGGCTTGGGGGCTTCCCCGCCACCGATCCCCTGTGGCTCGGCATGGTGGGCATGCACGGCACCTATGCGGCAAACCTGGCCATCAACAACTGCGACGTGCTCATGTGCGTGGGCGCGCGCTTTGACGACCGCGTAACCGGCAGGCTGGCGGCTTTTGCGCCCAAGGCCCGCATTGTGCACATCGATATCGACCCCACCTCCATTCGCAAAAACGTGGAGGTGCAGGTTCCTGTGGTGGGTGATTGCCGCCTGGCTCTGGAGGGCATTAGCGAAATCTGCGACGCCAAGCTTGAAAACAAGGACTGGGCTGGCGAGCACGCCGCGTGGATTGCCGCCGTGGCCGAGTGGAAGTCGAGCAAGCCCCTGTGCTATCAGGATAACGGCAATATCAAGCCGCAGGCTGTCATTGAAGCCCTGTACGACATTACCGGGGGCGATGCCATCATTGCCACCGAGGTGGGCCAGCACCAGATGTGGGTGGCCCAGTTCTATTCATTCACCAAGCCGCGCACCCTGCTGACCAGCGGTGGTCTCGGAACCATGGGGTATGGCTTTCCCGCCTCTGTGGGCGCGCAGTTTGCCTTCCCCGACAAGAAAGTCATTGCAGTGGCGGGCGACGGCTCGTTGCAGATGAATATTCAGGAACTGGCAACAGTGGTGAGCAACAAGCTGCCCATCAAGGTCATCATTCTGAACAACCGCTATCTGGGCATGGTGCGCCAGTGGCAGGAGCTCTTTTACAACAACAACTACAGTTCCACCAACATGGAAGCCCAGCCCGACTTTGTGAAGCTGGCCGAGGCCTATGGGGCCGAGGGCTATCGCATTGAAAAGGCTGAGGACATGCGGGCCGTGCTCGAAAAGGCCCTGGCTTCGCCCAACCCTGCCTTTATCGACGTGGTGGTAGAACGCGAAGAAAACGTGTACCCCATCGTGCCAGTCGGTGCGGCGCTTGATGAAATGTTGCTGGTGTAA
- a CDS encoding YggT family protein, with amino-acid sequence MIVLANTLSAVALVLGSLLSLYFWIVIIAALLTWVRPDPYNPIVRALRTMTEPVFYRVRKWLPFTYTSGMDFSPVVVLLAIELFNRIVVASLAQYAMTLH; translated from the coding sequence ATGATTGTTCTTGCCAATACCCTGAGTGCCGTTGCCCTGGTGCTTGGGTCGCTGCTCAGCCTTTATTTCTGGATTGTTATCATCGCGGCCCTGCTTACGTGGGTGCGCCCCGATCCGTATAATCCCATAGTGCGCGCCCTGCGCACCATGACCGAACCCGTATTTTACCGTGTACGCAAATGGCTGCCCTTCACCTACACGAGCGGCATGGATTTTTCGCCCGTGGTGGTGTTGCTGGCCATTGAGCTGTTTAACCGAATTGTTGTGGCCTCGCTGGCACAGTATGCCATGACCCTTCATTAG